One Natator depressus isolate rNatDep1 chromosome 6, rNatDep2.hap1, whole genome shotgun sequence DNA window includes the following coding sequences:
- the LOC141989965 gene encoding uncharacterized protein LOC141989965: protein MESMEKWHKDFIAFKLLDKKCNSKRNGVTGLIVKHLEKTFKMPSSLQLSSSVALSQHCTGSCPNLMMNRNEALNRRPDSVSPAPQLPTRKHRTLCFSLSSDGDGHSDGLVSQGWRRSLQAQMEQAHSGGTASSTGSLERASLFCASRSNSSSSSTLSSPVGPLTKAKSSSRFSLFSPPSWNSSAELDSNPQSCSSSKKSRNYSQRGGAKPEEPSDPKPGGPEYFNFSEPVIARVMDCIYLGNLNAAYCGRVLCRNSIDSIIDMSSLPSNCSLSVIPCTCSRGGLRHSWSRLKVDIQGPLNGECPALREPYFWDINECIEASLEKRKRVLIHCLDGYSLAPTCVIQYLMVKHNMRLMAAYEFVRARYPLNIRECHRDMLVGLERSLQPGDVDMERLKHSMSRKVAWT, encoded by the exons ATGGAGTCAATGGAGAAATGGCACAAGGATTTCATAGCCTTCAAGCTTCTGGACAAAAAATGTAACTCAAAGAGGAATGGGGTTACAG GCTTGattgtaaagcaccttgagaaAACCTTTAAGATGCCCAGCTCCTTGCAGCTCTCGTCCTCGGtggctctctcccagcactgcacaG GCTCCTGTCCAAACTTGATGATGAATAGGAACGAAGCGCTCAATCGAAGGCCTGACAGTGtgtcccctgcaccccagctgcccACCAGGAAACATCGAACGCTCTGCTTTTCGCTCTCATCGGATGGGGATGGCCACTCTGATGGCCTGGTGTCCCAGGGgtggcggaggagtctgcaggcTCAG ATGGAGCAGGCTCACAGTGGAGGAACAGCCAGCAGCACAGGGTCTCTGGAGCGGGCGTCCCTTTTCTGTGCCTCTAGATCCAATTCTTCCTCTAGTTCTACCCTGTCCAGTCCAGTGGGTCCACTCACCAAAGCCAAATCCTCCAGCCGGTTCTCCCTGTTCTCTCCGCCATCTTGGAACAGCAGTGCCGAGCTGGATTCCAACCCTCAGTCCTGCTCCAGCTCCAAGAAGTCCCGCAACTACAGCCAGAGGGGGGGTGCGAAGCCTGAGGAACCCAGCGACCCAAAGCCAGGAGGACCGGAATACTTCAACTTCTCGGAGCCAGTCATCGCCAGGGTGATGGACTGCATCTACCTGGGGAACCTCAATGCGGCCTACTGCGGGAGGGTGCTGTGCAGAAACAGCATCGACAGCATCATCGACATGAGCAGCCTGCCCAGCAACTGCAGCCTGAGTGTCATTCCATGCACATGCAGCCGAGGAGGGCTCCGGCACAGCTGGTCCCGCCTCAAGGTGGACATCCAGGGCCCCCTGAATGGGGAATGTCCTGCCCTGAGGGAGCCTTACTTCTGGGACATCAATGAGTGCATTGAAGCCTCTCTGGAGAAGAGGAAGCGGGTTCTCATCCACTGCCTGGATGGCTATTCCCTGGCCCCTACCTGTGTCATCCAGTACCTGATGGTGAAACACAACATGAGGCTGATGGCAGCTTATGAGTTTGTGAGGGCCAGGTACCCGCTGAACATCCGTGAGTGCCATCGGGATATGCTGGTGGGCCTGGAGAGATCCCTGCAGCCTGGAGATGTGGACATGGAGCGCTTGAAGCATTCCATGTCCCGGAAAGTAGCATGGACTTAA